One genomic region from Ammospiza nelsoni isolate bAmmNel1 chromosome 13, bAmmNel1.pri, whole genome shotgun sequence encodes:
- the LOC132079112 gene encoding C-signal-like: MAAARTVLLTGSNRGIGLELVKQLLGSPRSPAWIFATCRDPDGPRAQELRDLASKHSNLVLIKLDVENPSAITDAAKVVEGKLNGMGLNLLINNAGIYTPTASLDTVDAEDMVRTYKTNAVGPMLMAQAFLPLLKKAAQDSKEKGLSCSKAAIINISTILGSIKKTPDSFFHPVISYRCSKAALNMLTMCQALTYKEAGILCVALHPGWVKTDMGTQEADLTVDTSVRGLLSVLPILSEKHSGTLLNWEGKAIPW; encoded by the exons ATGGCGGCGGCGCGCACGGTGCTGCTGACCGGCTCCAACCGCGGCATCGGCCTGGAGCtggtgaagcagctgctgggctcgCCGCGATCCCCCGCCTGGATCTTCGCCACCTGCCGGGACCCCGACGGGCCGCGGGCACAG GAGCTGAGAGATCTGGCATCCAAACACTCAAACCTGGTTCTTATAAAGCTGG ATGTGGAAAACCCCTCGGCTATCACCGATGCGGCGAAGGTGGTGGAGGGCAAGCTGAACGGGATGGGGCTGAACCTGCTGATAAACAACGCCGGCATCTACACCCCCACGGCCTCGCTGGACACGGTCGATGCTGAGGACATGGTCAGGACCTACAAGACCAATGCAGTGGGGCCAATGCTGATGGCCCAG GCCTTTCTGCCTCTGCTGAAGAaggctgcccaggacagcaAAGAAAAGGGTCTGAGTTGCAGCAAGGCAGCCATCATCAACATCTCCACCATCTTAGGGTCCATCAAGAAAACACCTGATTCCTTCTTCCACCCTGTCATCTCCTACCGCTGCAGCAAG GCTGCCCTCAACATGCTGACCATGTGCCAGGCTCTGACCTACAAGGAAGCTGGGATCCTGTGTGTGGCACTGCACCCTGGCTGGGTGAAAACAGACATGGGCACCCAGGAG GCTGACCTGACAGTGGACACAAGTGTGCGAGGGTTGTTGTCTGTGCTGCCAATCCTTTCTGAGAAACACAGTGGGACTCTGCTCAACTGGGAAGGGAAAGCCATCCCCTGGTga